From Arctopsyche grandis isolate Sample6627 chromosome 12, ASM5162203v2, whole genome shotgun sequence, one genomic window encodes:
- the SWIP gene encoding strumpellin and WASH-interacting protein — translation MMESRDSRLEAAALILRGYANFLRNQQTDFSIFFKKYDMVYSKNNKIFYPINIETLPHEQASVLDIVESDNRILNKILAVFSVLCEEVKTLQTEAVNSHYVFIAFYGEFFQKSNVSPAESIASHIKDLHLLTAFVKRCHEVTSNFCSQIIALYSSGLVNLKGVKLNYILSQIGDLLVIMVTLDCLVHCSPLQSHWAEYRKTVKSLSRNSSKCQKSLESLKSIETVLNNIDDTILSDKIFYNSYHSLQKIKTSLDKKSLLAAEDYVLYLKKCTVDLERASIDYYESLNSMQWVKVNALFVFYYHIFGNVDKKLFRSLFDVNVKAHSVPLFGLAVWHPEQFLLQHANVLCPPSNKMPQIILKARQSYVANKKQSLSKDVYTAQLQSCKWTLEMLQVFAVGESHLNAVEMNHRLELLLQGLRFVSQINFTMTCFMSIHVTQGMPITKSSLMGICKFIEILKGLQHVFKLKFASIVSSINLITQHLLYLIISQLMQAKKNLMVDKNYATQRLDELSALVIAERALNGPSTTLRRIVANVALSLVPSSAFPDDSYQKLLSLLEKLDNIIDVQSKMNLFCDCSFVYWHKSAMQIYLQHIFGAKKDMNRLKCIVDAFNDCAKSIQTYSKRLECPDSFHNEIEQYFNDSILKPLGQQIETNLRLHVHSHLQLDSMNPFVVPVQDNTSLLAMQRLKFDNEHLSISNAIEHYLSYTFYNLTTIVLHDWKTYGEMRQLAKFKFNLNTVEDNLPTQTLEQGLDVLEIMRNIHVFVSKYLYNLNNQVFIEQSSNNKYLNTINIRHIANSIRTHGIGIMNTTVNFTYQFLRKKFHTFSQFMYDEQIKSRLVKDMRHFREASLQSEQMYSYKRAEKFNKGIRNLGLNENGQSYLDLFRLLISHIGNAMGYVRMIRSGGLHCCANATMFLPSLDEENYTFLTCDNDEELDDLVKESLQNLEHNIGNLTSNFSQGTDYFKLLVDVFAPAFKQTDNMHLKSFFMIVPPLTLNFVENMLLAKDKMNKKNKIGAAFTDDGFAMGLAYILKLLDQEEGMDSLNWFQSVNKHIAEERKSIQDQLVNQSNHLQHALALTEKKLNMLEQEFQLLYFSFSSARIFFQ, via the exons ATGATGGAGTCTCGAGACTCTCGCCTTGAGGCAGCCGCTCTCATATTGCGAGGCTATGCCAATTTCTTGCGGAATCAGCAGACTGATTTctctatatttttcaaaaaatatgacATGGTCTacagcaaaaataataaaattttttaccCTATTAATATTGAAACGTTACCGCACGAACAAGCTTCGGTTTTAGATATAGTCGAATCGGATAACAggatattgaataaaatactcGCCGTTTTTTCCGTCCTTTGTGAAGAAGTAAAAACTTTGCAGACCGAAGCAGTAAATTC GCATTACGTTTTTATTGCAttctatggagaattttttcaaaaatccaATGTGTCTCCTGCTGAATCTATTGCTAGCCATATCAAAGATTTGCATTTATTGACGGCGTTTGTTAAAAGATGCCATGAAGTAACGAGTAATTTTTGTAGCCAAATAATCGCATTGTATTCTAGTGGCCTTGTAAATTTGA aaggtgttaaattaaattatatattgtctCAGATTGGCGATCTTTTGGTGATAATGGTAACGCTCGATTGTTTAGTACATTGTTCACCGTTGCAAAGCCATTGGGCCGAGTATCGAAAGACGGTGAAAAGTCTTTCGAGGAATTCGTCCAAATGCCAAAAATCACTGGAAAGTTTGAAATCTATAGAAactgttttaaataatatagatGACACTATTTTatcagataaaatattttacaattcttacCATTCcctacaaaaaattaaaacatctcTTGATAAGAAAAGTCTCCTTGCAGCAGAAGattatgttttgtatttgaaaaagTGTACAGTGGATTTGGAAAGAGCGTCAATTGATTATTATGAATCTTTAAATTCAATGCAGTGGGTTAAAGTCAATGcactatttgtattttattatcatatcttCGGCAATGTTGATAAAAAGCTGTTTAGGAGCTTGTTTGATGTCAATGTTAAG GCTCATAGTGTACCGTTGTTTGGCTTAGCCGTATGGCATCCAgaacaatttttattacaacatgCCAATGTTTTATGTCCACCCAGCAATAAAATGCCCCAAATCATACTAAAAGCTCGTCAGTCATATGTGGCAAATAAAAAGCAATCTCTCTCGAAAGATGTGTACACTGCGCAATTACAAAGTTGCAAATGGACTTTGGAAATGCTACAGGTGTTTGCCGTTGGAGAATCGCATTTGAACGCAGTAGAGATGAATCACCGATTGGAATTGCTCTTACAAGGACTTAGATTCGTCTCTCAGATAAATTTCACCATGACGTGTTTTATGAGCATTCACGTCACACAAGGAATGCCAATAACAAAAAGTTCCTTGATGGGAATCtgcaaatttattgaaattttgaagGGATTGCAGCacgttttcaaattgaaatttgcaTCAATCGTATCTTCGATTAATTTAATCACTCAGCATTTGCTGTATCTAATTATATCTCAGCTGATGCAAGCAAAGAAGAATTTGATGGTTGATAAAAATTATGCCACCCAACGGTTGGACGAGCTGTCTGCTCTAGTCATAGCCGAAAGAGCGTTGAATGGACCAAGTACTACTCTGAGAAGGATTGTAGCGAATGTGGCGTTGTCTTTAGTGCCTTCGTCAGCGTTTCCCGATGATAGTTATCAAAAATTGCTGTCGCTATTGGAAAAGTTGGATAATATTATAGATGTACAGTCAAAGATGAATTTATTTTGTGATTGCTCTTTCGTATATTGGCACAAATCTGCGatgcaaatatatttacaacacaTATTTGGCGCGAAGAAAGATATGAACAGATTGAAGTGCATTGTTGATGCGTTTAACGATTGCGCCAAAAGCATTCAAACATACTCCAAAAGGCTTGAATGTCCCGATAGTTTTCACAATGAAATAGAACAATATTTCAACGATAGCATATTGAAACCTCTGGGTCAACAAATTGAAACCAATCTACGTCTGCACGTCCATTCTCACTTGCAACTCGATTCAATGAATCCGTTTGTTGTTCCTGTTCAAGACAACACTTCACTCCTTGCCATGCAGCGTttaaaattcgacaatgaaCATTTGTCGATAAGCAACGCTATCGAACATTATCTATCGTACACATTTTACAACCTTACGACTATAGTTCTGCATGACTGGAAGACGTATGGAGAAATGCGGCAATTGgccaaattcaaattcaatttgaacACTGTCGAAGATAATTTACCTACTCAAACTTTGGAGCAAGGATTGGATGTACTGGAAATCATGCGGAATATTCACGTGTTTGTTTCTAAATATCTGTACAATCTCAATAACCAAGTTTTCATTGAGCAGAGCAGCAACAATAAGTACTTGAATACAATAAACATACGACACATAGCCAATTCTATACGCACTCATGGCATAGGAATAATGAACACGACTGTAAACTTCACTTATCAATTTTTGAGGAAGAAGTTTCACACATTCTCACAGTTTATGTACGACGAACAAATTAAATCTAGACTTGTCAAAGACATGAGACATTTCAGAGAAGCGAGCTTACAATCTGAACAAATGTATAGTTATAAGAGGGCTGAGAAGTTTAATAAGGGAATACGAAACTTGGGATTGAACGAGAATGGGCAGAGTTATTTGGATCTGTTTCGTCTTCTCATTAGTCATATTGGTAATGCGATGGGATATGTTCGCATGATACGTTCTGGTGGTTTGCACTGCTGTGCGAATGCTACAATGTTTTTACCATCATTAGACGAGGAGAATTATACCTTTCTGACGTGCGATAATGATGAAGAGTTGGATGATTTGGTGAAGGAATCGTTGCAGAATTTGGAACACAATATTGGAAATTTAACATCCAACTTCTCCCAAGGCACTGATTATTTCAAGCTGCTTGTAGATGTTTTCGCCCCGGCGTTTAAGCAAACTGACAATATGCATCTAAAGTCATTTTTCATGATCGTTCCTCCGCTTACGTTAAATTTTGTAGAAAATATGCTGTTGGCTAAAGATAAAAtgaacaagaaaaataaaattggtgCTGCTTTTACTGATGATGGTTTTGCAATGGGATTagcatacattttaaaattgctTGATCAG GAGGAGGGTATGGATTCATTGAATTGGTTCCAATCCGTAAACAAACACATAGCAGAAGAAAGAAAGTCAATTCAAGACCAATTGGTTAATCAATCGAATCATCTACAACACGCTTTAGCACTGACTGAAAAGAAATTGAACATGCTAGAACaagaatttcaattattatattttagcttTAGTAGCGCTCGAATATTTTTCcaatga